In Streptococcus gallolyticus subsp. gallolyticus DSM 16831, the sequence AGCCAACAATGCGTTCCACATCATCATCAGAAATGAAAGAGCCTTGCAATCGAACTGGGTGATTTTCATCAATTGGTTTGAAAAGCATGTCACCACGACCGAGAAGTTTTTCAGCACCATTTTCATCCAAAATGGTACGGCTATCTGTCCCTGATGATACGGCAAAGGCAACACGTGACGGCACATTAGCCTTAATCAAACCACTAATGACGTCAACAGACGGACGTTGTGTGGCAAGAATCATGTGAATACCCGCAGCACGCGCTTTTTGTCCTAGACGAATAATCGCATCTTCCACTTCTTTGCTGGCAACCATCATCAAGTCAGCCAACTCATCAACAATAACTACAATCAATGGTAAAGGAATTTGTTTTTGCTCAGATTGCGCATTAAATTCTTCAACTTTAGCATTGTAGCCTGCGATATTTCGCACCCCAAAATGACTAAAGAGTTCATAACGATTTTCCATTTCATCAACCACTTTTTGAAGTGCTCTTGCAGCCTTACGTGGATTGGTTACCACAGGAATTAGCAAATGCGGAATATCATTATAAACTGACAATTCAACCATTTTAGGATCAATCATCATGAATTTGACTTGGTCTGGGCGAGCTTTCATCAAGATGCTTGCAATAATCCCATTAACGGCAACTGATTTACCAGAACCTGTTGAACCAGCGACAAGCAAGTGTGGCATACGAGCAAGGTCAAAAGTCCGTGCTGTCCCGTTAACAGCCTTACCAAGTGGCACTTCCAACAATTTATTAGGGTCTGTATTTGCTTGTTCCCAAAGTTCACGGAAGGTTACCGTTGCAATTTCTGAGTTAGGAACTTCGATACCGACCAACGATTTTCCTGGAATTGGTGCCTCGATACGAACATCTTTAGCGGCAAGTGCAAGTGCCAAATCATCAGCCAAATTTGAAATGCGGTTAACACGCACCCCAACTGCTGGTTTGACTTCGTATTTCGTAACAGACGGTCCAATCTCCGCACGTTCAACTTTGACATCAATCCCAAAGCTATTAAATGTATCTTCTAAGACTTTGATATTTCTGCGAACGAGATTTTTTTCCTTAGACTGATTTTTAGGTTTATCTGGTGCAAATAAGTCAATCGTTGGTAGTTTATAAAGAAGATTTGCTTTCGCCGTAAAATCAACTTCTAACGGTTCGCCGTCATCTTCTTCATCAAGCATAGCTTGCGCAGCTTCTTGCGACGGTGCCGAATCCATTGTCGAATAATCTTCAAGTGGCGGTTCTTCTAAGCCGTCCAAAGTGTGGTCATATGCCAAAATTTCAGGTTCAGTAGGTAAGTCATTTTCTGGAAGATTATCAAATAGCGAAGTCTCATTGTCAGTAGGATTCTCTAAAATTTCTCCTGTTTCTTGGTCAACAGTCATTTGAGCCAAGCGTTCTTCTTCCTCTTTCTGAGCTTTTTCCTGACGTTTTTGTTCAGCAAGTGCTTTTTTCTCTTCTCGTTTTAAAAAACGTTTTTGCTTTCTAATTTCGTTTTTAGCAGCCCATTCTTGGGATTTTTCTTTAAAGAATTCTACGATATCGTAAACTTCCCACGGACTCATCAAAAAGAGCCCCAAGATGATAAACAACGCCCCGATCAGAAATGTGCCAACATTTGAAAAAAGAAAGGCTACGGGTTTATAAAGAACAGCACCAAGCATTCCTCCACCGACAAACTTGCTTACTTTAAAATTGATAATGTCACCATAAAGCAAGCGAGCTGTTGTTGAAAAGACTTCCTTGTCACGATAAGCTGTCAATGAAAATAGGTAAGCATGCCATTCAAGCAACAACCCAATCATTGTCACCACAAAACCACCGACAAGCCCTGTCTGTTTATGAAACCATTTAAATCCAATTAAATAGATAAGTACCGCAAACATTAGGAAGTAAGCCAAACTTCCCACCACGAATCTGACGATATTGTAAACTGTTATGCCAAAAATTCCTAGACGAGCAATCGCAAAGAAAAAAATAACAGCTGTCACAATTGCCAAAATAAAACGTT encodes:
- a CDS encoding DNA translocase FtsK, which produces MAKSKSRKKGRKSRRPTKAEIKRQKALQRFILAIVTAVIFFFAIARLGIFGITVYNIVRFVVGSLAYFLMFAVLIYLIGFKWFHKQTGLVGGFVVTMIGLLLEWHAYLFSLTAYRDKEVFSTTARLLYGDIINFKVSKFVGGGMLGAVLYKPVAFLFSNVGTFLIGALFIILGLFLMSPWEVYDIVEFFKEKSQEWAAKNEIRKQKRFLKREEKKALAEQKRQEKAQKEEEERLAQMTVDQETGEILENPTDNETSLFDNLPENDLPTEPEILAYDHTLDGLEEPPLEDYSTMDSAPSQEAAQAMLDEEDDGEPLEVDFTAKANLLYKLPTIDLFAPDKPKNQSKEKNLVRRNIKVLEDTFNSFGIDVKVERAEIGPSVTKYEVKPAVGVRVNRISNLADDLALALAAKDVRIEAPIPGKSLVGIEVPNSEIATVTFRELWEQANTDPNKLLEVPLGKAVNGTARTFDLARMPHLLVAGSTGSGKSVAVNGIIASILMKARPDQVKFMMIDPKMVELSVYNDIPHLLIPVVTNPRKAARALQKVVDEMENRYELFSHFGVRNIAGYNAKVEEFNAQSEQKQIPLPLIVVIVDELADLMMVASKEVEDAIIRLGQKARAAGIHMILATQRPSVDVISGLIKANVPSRVAFAVSSGTDSRTILDENGAEKLLGRGDMLFKPIDENHPVRLQGSFISDDDVERIVGFVKDQADADYDDNFDPGEVSESDLKSGGGGAQEGDPLFEDAKALVLETQKASASMLQRRLSVGFNRATRLMDELEAAGVIGPAEGTKPRKVLMTNPNPEA